Proteins from a genomic interval of Lelliottia amnigena:
- the acs gene encoding acetyl-CoA synthetase has translation MSQIHKHDIPANIADHCLINPEQYKEKYQHSISDPDAFWGEQGKILDWIKPYQKVKNTSFAPGNVSIKWYEDGTLNLAANCLDRHLAERGNQTAIIWEGDDASQSKHITYKELHRDVCRFANVLLAQGIKKGDVVAIYMPMVPEAAVAMLACARIGAIHSVIFGGFSPEAVAGRIVDSNSKLVITADEGVRAGRSIPLKKNVDEALKNPNVKSISNVVVFKRTGGNVEWKEGRDLWWSDLIEQASDQHQPEEMNAEDPLFILYTSGSTGKPKGVLHTTGGYLVYAASTFKYVFDYHQGDIYWCTADVGWVTGHSYLLYGPLACGATTLMFEGVPNWPTPARMCQVVDKHKVNILYTAPTAIRALMAEGDKAIDGTDRSSLRILGSVGEPINPEAWEWYWKKIGNEKCPVIDTWWQTETGGFMITPMPGATQLKAGSATHPFFGVQPALVDNEGNPLEGATEGNLVITDSWPGQARTLFGDHERFEQTYFSTFKNMYFSGDGARRDEDGYFWITGRVDDVLNVSGHRLGTAEIESALVSHPKIAEAAVVGIPHNIKGQAIYAYVTLNHGEEPTPELYTEVRNWVRKEIGPLATPDVLHWTDSLPKTRSGKIMRRILRKIAAGDTSNLGDTSTLADPGVVEKLLEEKQAIAMPS, from the coding sequence ATGAGCCAAATCCATAAACACGACATTCCCGCAAATATTGCGGACCATTGCCTGATTAATCCGGAGCAGTATAAAGAGAAGTATCAGCACTCGATTTCTGATCCTGACGCCTTCTGGGGCGAGCAGGGCAAAATCCTTGACTGGATCAAGCCGTATCAGAAGGTGAAAAACACCTCTTTTGCGCCGGGTAATGTCTCCATTAAATGGTATGAAGACGGCACGCTGAATCTCGCGGCCAACTGCCTGGACAGACATCTCGCCGAGCGCGGCAACCAGACCGCCATTATCTGGGAAGGCGACGATGCCTCCCAAAGCAAGCACATCACCTATAAAGAGCTGCACCGCGACGTGTGCCGTTTCGCCAACGTCCTGCTGGCGCAAGGCATCAAAAAAGGCGATGTGGTCGCCATTTATATGCCGATGGTGCCCGAAGCGGCCGTCGCCATGCTCGCCTGCGCGCGCATCGGGGCGATCCATTCGGTGATTTTCGGTGGATTTTCGCCGGAAGCCGTTGCCGGACGCATTGTCGATTCCAATTCAAAACTGGTGATCACCGCCGATGAAGGCGTGCGCGCGGGACGCAGCATTCCGTTGAAGAAAAACGTTGATGAAGCGCTGAAAAACCCGAACGTGAAGAGCATCAGCAACGTCGTGGTCTTCAAGCGTACCGGCGGCAATGTCGAGTGGAAAGAGGGTCGCGACCTGTGGTGGAGCGACCTGATTGAACAAGCCAGCGACCAGCACCAGCCCGAAGAGATGAACGCCGAAGATCCGCTCTTTATCCTGTACACCTCCGGCTCTACCGGCAAGCCGAAAGGCGTGCTGCACACCACCGGCGGCTATCTGGTGTACGCGGCCTCCACCTTTAAATATGTCTTTGATTATCATCAGGGGGATATTTACTGGTGTACCGCTGACGTCGGCTGGGTCACCGGTCACAGCTATCTGCTGTACGGCCCGCTGGCCTGCGGTGCAACTACGCTGATGTTTGAAGGCGTACCCAACTGGCCGACGCCTGCGCGTATGTGTCAGGTGGTTGATAAACATAAAGTGAATATTCTGTATACCGCACCGACGGCGATCCGCGCCCTGATGGCGGAGGGCGACAAAGCTATCGACGGCACCGATCGCTCTTCCCTGCGCATTCTCGGCTCCGTGGGCGAGCCTATCAACCCGGAAGCGTGGGAATGGTACTGGAAGAAAATCGGTAACGAAAAATGCCCGGTGATCGACACCTGGTGGCAGACCGAAACGGGCGGCTTCATGATCACCCCAATGCCAGGCGCGACCCAGCTGAAAGCCGGTTCGGCAACCCATCCGTTCTTCGGCGTGCAGCCTGCGCTGGTGGATAACGAAGGGAATCCGCTGGAAGGGGCAACCGAGGGCAATCTGGTGATCACCGACTCCTGGCCGGGTCAGGCGCGTACGCTGTTTGGCGATCACGAGCGCTTTGAGCAGACCTATTTCTCGACCTTCAAAAACATGTATTTCAGCGGTGATGGCGCGCGTCGTGACGAAGACGGCTATTTCTGGATCACCGGGCGCGTGGATGACGTGCTGAACGTCTCCGGCCACCGTCTGGGGACAGCGGAAATTGAGTCGGCGCTGGTGTCGCATCCGAAGATTGCCGAAGCGGCAGTGGTGGGAATTCCGCACAACATCAAAGGCCAGGCGATTTATGCTTACGTCACGCTGAATCACGGCGAAGAGCCCACGCCTGAACTGTACACCGAAGTGCGCAACTGGGTGCGTAAAGAGATTGGTCCGCTTGCCACACCAGACGTGCTGCACTGGACCGACTCCCTGCCGAAAACCCGTTCCGGCAAAATCATGCGCCGAATTCTGCGCAAAATCGCGGCGGGTGACACCAGCAATCTGGGTGATACCTCAACGCTCGCCGATCCAGGCGTAGTGGAAAAACTGCTTGAAGAGAAGCAGGCCATCGCGATGCCATCGTAA
- the ydjH_1 gene encoding ribokinase-like domain-containing protein: MAITLWRCLDQYHVNRQRVQRTTFAPTSMSQVMTDPTGQRTFFHSPAANRLLDLPAFDRLDASMKIFHLGYLLLLDSLDLPDDEFGTRSARLLAQMREQGYETSLDLVSRKGDPRYQPLVLPALRYVDYLVINELEAGEFSGLDMRNGDDAPDIDHIALAASQLLAAGVKQRVVIHCPEGAWGEAPGEPGQWIASKQLEQEEIIGSVGAGDAFCAGFLYGCHEAWPLTDSIQLAHACARASLLAANAIDGAKTLEELKTLIHDNA, from the coding sequence ATGGCGATTACATTATGGCGATGCCTCGACCAGTACCACGTCAATCGCCAGCGGGTACAGCGCACCACGTTTGCCCCCACGTCAATGTCGCAGGTGATGACCGATCCCACTGGGCAGCGCACCTTTTTCCATTCGCCTGCCGCCAATCGCCTGCTCGATCTCCCCGCCTTTGACCGACTCGACGCGTCGATGAAGATTTTCCATCTGGGGTATCTGCTGCTGCTCGACAGCCTGGATTTACCGGACGACGAATTCGGCACCCGCAGCGCGCGCCTGCTGGCGCAAATGCGTGAGCAAGGGTATGAAACGTCGCTCGACCTGGTGTCGCGCAAAGGCGATCCACGCTATCAGCCGCTGGTGCTCCCTGCCCTGCGTTATGTGGATTATCTGGTGATTAACGAGCTGGAAGCCGGGGAATTTAGCGGGCTGGATATGCGTAACGGTGATGATGCCCCGGATATTGACCACATCGCGCTGGCGGCGTCGCAGCTGTTAGCCGCAGGCGTCAAACAGCGCGTGGTGATTCATTGTCCCGAAGGGGCCTGGGGCGAAGCGCCGGGTGAGCCGGGCCAGTGGATTGCGTCAAAACAGCTCGAACAGGAAGAGATTATCGGCAGCGTCGGCGCGGGTGACGCATTTTGCGCGGGATTTTTGTATGGCTGCCACGAAGCCTGGCCGTTGACGGACAGTATTCAGCTGGCGCATGCCTGCGCGCGAGCCAGCCTGTTGGCCGCGAATGCGATTGACGGGGCAAAAACGCTGGAAGAGCTTAAGACGCTAATTCACGACAACGCTTAG
- the fdhF_1 gene encoding formate dehydrogenase alpha subunit: protein MSNAINEIDNTDLVFIFGYNPADSHPIVANHVINAKRNGAKIIVCDPRKIETARIADMHIALRNGSNIALLNAMGHVIIEENLYDQAFVASRTEGFEEYRKIVEGYTPESVETITGVTAHEIRQAARMYAAAKTASILWGMGVTQFYQGVETVRSLTSLAMLTGNLGKPHVGVNPVRGQNNVQGACDMGALPDTYPGYQYVKFPENRAKFAKAWGVESLPEHTGYRISELPHRAAHGEVRAAYIMGEDPLQTDAELSAVRKGFEDLELVIVQDIFMTKTAAAADVILPSTSWGEHEGVYTAADRGFQRFFKAVEPKWDLKTDWQIISEIATRMGYPMHYNNTQEIWDELRHLCPDFTGATYDKMGELGYIQWPCRDESDADQGTSYLFKEKFDTPNGLAQFFTCDWVAPVDKLTDEYPMVLSTVREVGHYSCRSMTGNCAALAALADEPGYAQINTADAARLGIEDEALVWVSSRKGRIITRAQVSDRPNKGAVYMTYQWWIGACNELVTENLSPITKTPEYKYCAVRVEPIADQHSAEQYVIDEYAKLKARLRESAMG, encoded by the coding sequence ATGAGTAATGCTATCAACGAAATAGATAACACCGATCTGGTGTTTATTTTCGGCTATAACCCGGCGGATTCACATCCGATCGTGGCGAATCACGTCATTAATGCGAAGCGCAACGGAGCGAAAATCATCGTCTGCGATCCGCGTAAAATCGAGACGGCGCGTATTGCGGATATGCACATCGCGTTAAGAAATGGCTCAAACATCGCCCTGCTCAACGCGATGGGGCACGTCATCATTGAAGAAAACCTGTACGACCAGGCGTTTGTGGCCAGCCGTACCGAAGGGTTTGAAGAGTATCGCAAGATTGTCGAAGGCTACACGCCGGAGTCGGTCGAAACGATCACGGGCGTGACCGCGCACGAGATTCGCCAGGCCGCGCGAATGTATGCCGCAGCAAAAACCGCGTCGATTCTGTGGGGCATGGGCGTCACACAGTTCTATCAGGGCGTGGAAACCGTGCGCTCGCTGACAAGCCTGGCGATGTTGACCGGGAATCTTGGCAAGCCGCACGTGGGCGTCAACCCGGTGCGCGGGCAAAACAACGTTCAGGGCGCCTGTGATATGGGCGCGCTGCCGGATACCTATCCGGGCTATCAGTACGTTAAATTCCCGGAAAACCGCGCGAAATTCGCCAAAGCCTGGGGCGTTGAAAGCCTGCCTGAGCATACCGGGTATCGCATCAGCGAGCTGCCGCATCGTGCGGCGCATGGCGAAGTGCGCGCGGCGTACATCATGGGCGAAGATCCGCTGCAAACCGATGCCGAGCTTTCTGCGGTGCGTAAAGGGTTTGAGGATCTCGAGCTGGTGATTGTGCAGGACATCTTTATGACCAAAACAGCAGCGGCGGCGGATGTGATTTTACCGTCAACGTCATGGGGCGAGCATGAAGGGGTTTACACGGCGGCGGATCGCGGCTTCCAGCGCTTCTTTAAAGCGGTGGAGCCGAAGTGGGATCTGAAAACCGACTGGCAGATTATCAGCGAAATCGCGACCCGTATGGGCTATCCGATGCACTACAACAACACCCAGGAAATTTGGGACGAGTTGCGCCATCTGTGTCCGGATTTCACCGGCGCCACCTACGATAAAATGGGTGAGCTGGGGTATATTCAGTGGCCGTGCCGCGACGAATCGGATGCCGATCAGGGAACGTCGTATCTCTTTAAAGAGAAATTCGATACCCCGAACGGACTGGCGCAGTTCTTCACCTGCGACTGGGTCGCGCCTGTCGATAAGCTCACCGACGAGTATCCGATGGTGCTCTCCACGGTGCGTGAAGTGGGCCACTATTCATGCCGCTCGATGACCGGTAACTGCGCGGCGCTGGCAGCGCTGGCTGACGAACCGGGCTACGCGCAGATCAACACCGCCGATGCCGCGCGACTGGGTATCGAAGATGAAGCGCTGGTGTGGGTAAGTTCACGTAAGGGCCGCATTATCACCCGTGCACAGGTCAGCGATCGCCCCAATAAAGGCGCGGTGTACATGACCTATCAGTGGTGGATTGGGGCCTGTAACGAGCTGGTGACGGAAAACTTAAGCCCGATAACCAAAACGCCGGAATATAAGTATTGCGCCGTGCGCGTCGAGCCTATCGCCGATCAGCATTCTGCCGAACAATATGTCATTGATGAATATGCGAAGCTGAAAGCCCGTTTGCGCGAAAGCGCCATGGGTTGA
- the ompR_1 gene encoding two component transcriptional regulator, protein MKPAILVVDDDTAVCELLQDVLNEHVFAVHVCHNGLDALAMAQREPAIALVLLDMMLPDINGLMVLQQLQKLRPELPVVMLTGMGGESDVVVGLEMGADDYIGKPFNPRVVVARVKAVLRRTGVLAAEPTAPRVSGIGFNGWTLDTTRCELSDPQRMTVPLTQGEYGLLLALAQNARRVLSREQLLELTHSESAEVFDRTIDVLIMRLRRKIEINPHQPLLIKTIRGLGYVFAADVSHHDKAA, encoded by the coding sequence ATGAAACCGGCGATTCTGGTTGTTGATGACGATACCGCGGTCTGTGAACTGCTGCAGGATGTGCTCAACGAGCACGTTTTTGCCGTGCATGTCTGTCATAACGGGCTGGATGCGCTGGCGATGGCGCAGCGTGAACCCGCGATTGCGCTGGTGTTGCTGGATATGATGCTGCCGGATATCAACGGCCTGATGGTGTTGCAGCAACTGCAAAAATTGCGGCCCGAGCTGCCTGTGGTGATGCTTACGGGCATGGGCGGCGAATCCGATGTGGTGGTGGGGTTGGAGATGGGCGCAGATGATTACATCGGCAAACCGTTCAATCCGCGAGTGGTCGTCGCGCGGGTCAAAGCGGTGCTGCGACGCACCGGCGTGCTGGCGGCGGAACCCACTGCGCCGCGCGTTTCAGGGATCGGTTTTAACGGCTGGACGCTCGACACCACGCGCTGTGAGCTGAGCGATCCCCAGCGCATGACGGTGCCCTTAACGCAGGGTGAATACGGTCTGTTGCTGGCGCTGGCGCAAAATGCCCGGCGGGTGTTAAGCCGCGAACAGCTGCTGGAGCTGACCCACAGCGAAAGCGCCGAAGTGTTTGACCGCACCATCGACGTGTTGATCATGCGTCTGCGACGGAAAATCGAGATCAATCCGCATCAGCCGCTGCTGATTAAAACCATTCGTGGGCTTGGCTATGTCTTTGCCGCAGACGTTTCCCACCACGATAAAGCGGCCTAA
- the gltP gene encoding sodium:dicarboxylate symporter: MKILKISLAWQILLALVLGILLGSYLHYHSDSREWLVVNMLSPAGDIFIHLIKMIVVPIVISTLVVGIAGVGDAKQLGRIGAKTILYFEVITTVAIILGITLANVFQPGSGIDMSQLATVDISKYQSTTAEVQSHAHGLMGTILSLVPTNIVASMAKGEMLPIIFFSVLFGLGLSSLPATHREPLVTVFRSISETMFKVTHMVMRYAPVGVFALIAVTVANFGFASLWPLAKLVILVHFAILFFALVVLGLVARICGLRIWILIRILKEELILAYSTASSESVLPRIIEKMEAYGAPASITSFVVPTGYSFNLDGSTLYQSIAAIFIAQLYGIDLSLWQEIVLVLTLMVTSKGIAGVPGVSFVVLLATLGSVGIPLEGLAFIAGVDRILDMARTALNVVGNALAVLVIAKWEHQFDRKKAMAYEREVLGCFDKTADR, encoded by the coding sequence ATGAAAATTTTGAAAATCAGCCTGGCCTGGCAAATTCTGCTCGCCCTTGTGCTGGGTATCTTGCTGGGTAGTTATCTGCATTATCATAGCGACAGCCGCGAGTGGCTGGTGGTGAACATGCTGTCTCCTGCCGGAGATATCTTTATTCACCTGATCAAAATGATTGTTGTCCCGATTGTGATTTCGACGCTGGTGGTCGGTATTGCAGGCGTCGGCGATGCGAAGCAGTTAGGCCGCATCGGTGCAAAAACCATCCTTTATTTCGAAGTGATCACTACGGTTGCCATCATTCTGGGTATCACGCTGGCGAATGTGTTCCAGCCTGGGTCCGGGATTGATATGTCGCAGCTGGCGACGGTGGATATTTCGAAATACCAAAGCACAACGGCAGAAGTGCAAAGCCATGCTCATGGCCTGATGGGAACAATTCTTTCGCTGGTGCCGACTAATATCGTGGCGTCGATGGCGAAGGGCGAAATGCTGCCGATCATCTTCTTCTCGGTGCTGTTTGGTCTGGGGCTTTCGTCCTTGCCGGCCACGCATCGGGAACCTTTGGTCACGGTGTTCCGGTCGATTTCCGAAACCATGTTTAAAGTGACGCATATGGTGATGCGTTATGCTCCGGTGGGCGTGTTTGCGCTGATTGCTGTCACCGTAGCGAACTTCGGTTTTGCCTCGCTGTGGCCGCTGGCGAAGCTGGTGATTTTGGTACACTTCGCGATTCTGTTCTTTGCGCTGGTGGTGCTGGGTCTGGTGGCGCGCATCTGCGGATTGCGCATCTGGATCCTGATTCGCATCCTGAAAGAGGAGCTGATTCTGGCGTACTCCACGGCCAGCTCTGAGAGCGTGCTGCCGCGTATTATTGAGAAGATGGAAGCCTACGGTGCACCGGCGTCTATCACCAGTTTTGTGGTGCCGACGGGGTACTCGTTTAACCTGGATGGCTCCACGCTGTATCAGAGTATTGCGGCGATCTTTATCGCGCAGCTGTACGGAATCGATCTGTCACTGTGGCAGGAAATCGTGCTGGTACTGACGCTGATGGTGACGTCGAAAGGCATCGCAGGCGTGCCGGGCGTGTCGTTTGTGGTCCTGCTGGCAACGCTGGGCAGCGTCGGTATTCCGCTGGAAGGTCTGGCCTTTATCGCGGGTGTTGACCGTATCCTCGACATGGCGCGTACCGCGTTAAACGTGGTGGGCAATGCGCTGGCGGTGCTGGTGATCGCCAAGTGGGAACATCAGTTCGACCGCAAAAAAGCGATGGCGTACGAGCGGGAAGTGCTAGGTTGTTTCGATAAGACAGCCGATCGGTAA
- a CDS encoding ABC-type sugar transport system, auxiliary component — translation MKRSEINEILGHTRQFFSKHDVHLPPFASFPPTQWQQLDHHAWREVFDLKLGWDVTAFGENRFAELGLTLFALRNGSPNGTPYEKCYAEKIMQVRDGQVTPMHFHWRKREDIINRGGGNLIIELWNAGTHEETEETDVTVSVDGCFQTHAAGSQLRLRPGESICLTPGLYHSFWGERGFGDVLVGEVSSVNDDDHDNHFLQPVSRYNTIEEDEPAVLVLCNEYSLFRL, via the coding sequence ATGAAACGCTCCGAGATTAATGAAATCCTCGGTCATACGCGGCAGTTTTTCTCGAAGCATGATGTGCATTTGCCGCCGTTTGCCAGCTTCCCGCCGACCCAATGGCAGCAGCTTGACCATCATGCCTGGCGCGAAGTGTTTGACCTAAAACTTGGCTGGGACGTGACGGCATTTGGCGAAAATCGGTTCGCAGAGCTTGGGCTAACGCTTTTTGCACTGCGAAACGGTTCACCCAACGGTACGCCCTATGAAAAATGCTACGCCGAAAAAATCATGCAAGTTCGCGATGGCCAGGTGACGCCGATGCATTTTCACTGGCGCAAGCGCGAGGACATCATTAATCGCGGTGGCGGGAACCTGATTATAGAACTTTGGAATGCCGGCACGCATGAAGAAACGGAAGAAACCGACGTCACGGTTAGCGTTGATGGGTGCTTTCAGACGCATGCAGCGGGCAGTCAGTTGCGCCTTCGACCCGGGGAAAGCATCTGTCTGACACCGGGGCTTTATCACAGTTTTTGGGGGGAGCGGGGTTTTGGCGATGTGCTGGTTGGCGAAGTTTCATCGGTCAATGACGATGATCACGACAACCACTTTTTGCAGCCTGTCTCGCGTTACAACACGATCGAAGAAGACGAACCGGCCGTGCTGGTGCTGTGTAACGAGTACAGCCTGTTTCGTCTATAA
- a CDS encoding Sel1 domain-containing protein, protein MKLIVILLSLFTAFANADEIGSQFKDKAEAGDARAQYYLADTWFSSGDDKQAGLWAEKAARGGDIDAMALLAQIHFKHGEYAQAKSLAQQATLAGSKRGAIMLARLLVNTQAGPTDYPQAITLLQTATDDIDNDSAVDAQMLLGLIYANGVEMAQDDAQAELWLKRSSALSRTGYAEYWAGMVFQQGEKGFITPNKQKALYWFNLSCSEGFDTGCEEFEALSGE, encoded by the coding sequence ATGAAACTCATTGTTATACTGTTGTCACTGTTTACCGCGTTTGCCAACGCTGACGAAATTGGCAGCCAATTTAAAGATAAAGCCGAAGCCGGTGATGCACGCGCGCAATACTACCTGGCAGACACCTGGTTCAGCTCGGGTGATGACAAGCAGGCCGGGCTGTGGGCCGAAAAGGCTGCCAGGGGCGGTGATATCGACGCCATGGCGCTGCTCGCGCAAATTCATTTTAAGCATGGCGAATATGCTCAGGCAAAATCGCTGGCGCAGCAGGCTACGCTTGCGGGCAGCAAACGTGGTGCCATCATGCTGGCGCGACTGCTGGTGAACACCCAGGCGGGACCCACTGACTATCCGCAGGCGATCACATTGCTGCAAACCGCGACGGACGATATCGATAACGATTCGGCGGTAGATGCGCAAATGCTGTTAGGCCTGATTTACGCCAACGGCGTAGAGATGGCGCAGGATGATGCCCAGGCCGAACTGTGGCTTAAACGCAGCTCAGCCCTTTCACGAACCGGATATGCGGAATACTGGGCCGGAATGGTGTTCCAGCAGGGTGAAAAGGGATTCATCACGCCAAACAAACAGAAAGCGCTGTACTGGTTCAATCTGAGCTGTAGCGAAGGATTTGATACGGGCTGCGAAGAGTTTGAGGCGTTGAGCGGAGAATAA
- the fbaA_1 gene encoding fructose-bisphosphate aldolase, which translates to MPLISLAAGLEHARENRYALGAFNVLDSHFLRALFAAAKQERSPFIINIAEVHFKYLSLDSLVEAVRFEAARHDIPVVLNLDHGLHFEAVVRALRLGFSSVMFDGSTLSYEENIRQTREVVKMCHAVGVSVEAELGAVGGDEGGALYGHADEAFFTDPQLAREFVDQTGIDALAVAIGNAHGKYKGEPKLDFPRLDAIRQQTGLPLVLHGGSGISDADFRRAIELGIHKINFYTGMSQAALAAVEHRITHRQPLYDEFAELLLGIEEAITDTVSEQMRIFGSAGHA; encoded by the coding sequence ATGCCACTGATTTCTCTCGCCGCGGGGCTGGAACACGCCCGTGAAAACCGTTATGCGCTGGGGGCGTTTAACGTACTCGACTCCCACTTTCTGCGCGCGCTGTTCGCCGCGGCAAAACAGGAGCGCTCGCCGTTTATCATCAACATCGCCGAAGTGCATTTTAAGTATTTATCCCTCGACTCGTTAGTCGAAGCGGTGAGATTTGAAGCCGCGCGCCATGATATTCCAGTGGTGTTGAATCTCGATCACGGCCTGCATTTTGAGGCAGTCGTACGGGCGCTGCGCCTGGGGTTCAGCTCCGTGATGTTTGATGGCTCGACGCTGAGCTATGAAGAAAATATCCGTCAGACCCGCGAAGTGGTGAAAATGTGCCATGCGGTCGGTGTGTCGGTGGAGGCCGAGCTGGGCGCTGTGGGCGGTGACGAAGGCGGCGCGCTGTATGGTCATGCCGACGAGGCCTTTTTCACCGATCCGCAGTTGGCGCGTGAGTTTGTCGATCAGACGGGTATCGACGCGCTGGCCGTGGCTATCGGCAATGCGCATGGCAAATACAAAGGCGAGCCGAAGCTCGACTTCCCGCGTCTGGACGCGATTCGTCAGCAAACCGGCCTGCCGCTGGTGCTGCACGGTGGCTCCGGGATTAGCGATGCCGATTTCCGTCGCGCCATTGAACTCGGCATTCACAAAATCAATTTCTACACCGGTATGTCGCAGGCTGCGCTGGCTGCGGTTGAGCATCGCATCACGCATCGCCAGCCGCTTTACGATGAGTTCGCCGAACTGCTGCTCGGCATTGAAGAGGCGATTACCGACACCGTTTCTGAACAAATGCGTATTTTCGGTAGCGCGGGGCACGCGTAA